Proteins encoded in a region of the Falco rusticolus isolate bFalRus1 chromosome 12, bFalRus1.pri, whole genome shotgun sequence genome:
- the LOC119156024 gene encoding uncharacterized protein LOC119156024: MLQDAGDMPGLLAAFQAFSEALLLLSNLTAKHLEELRDCPRQKSLTQTLQLLQKCVPLLHAAKHSDLKHSWAQRVNVSKDDAFQLTEGIIKELTSLLIDNMGSKEPQDRNGTFSQHISRLLALLFQPDPAHLSDSEFSAHVEAVIFYCMLLADSSRPDLKLDLVKHCWVLLRLRKSICSHVSQQEGRPEQSWGESRLEKECHTMREEVESLNQAVLTATLCQILDTFFEGKEPLRQLVGDALSFAGTGCFPAGQEGFLEKLQPLTATFFKHAQQMLKVADFVLARCTKSQTAREIREWVEYLERLLASLPPLLTEMSGNTAQASAAQQLQSLYHAWAGATESLLWCFEETVSMHDFLQLSVQEMAKHRDQSQTALGSQDPEQFSWHATRLTSWARWVVEATTRYVDRATDPIFRNGLLVWVEQLANSILELKAVTALCPERLSCLQTRDAFSKAASCLMDTAHHVQDGLDGSNHPDILSPLREQVRSPDVAKGLELSPLRAGLKAITDEAALPEDILSCPSSRPGNSHPYTVPRKGDTHPVITALLAATRAHDMAGVNAACSALLELCNSCINVAKEALPVAKSPQVETLGQYHMIVLLTPCVISLARETALRQLHHSSRLLQMALTLSERICETKECLAAVAGSWYSLSQQILGFISSADFLRGKQALDETTMGLAGAVQLAGHIASIACSEGNPISPSVWESFLQVQAKFSHAQTNTKVLLEKAASFEGSCRVGKANLELHCIEWAVSMHVLLGAVDRFIGRDVLFLRELRSAVKNKLCSPSLLAAVSENSLRLQEAARLSYLSCPEDHGRSEILVLREEIKVLMEALLDASNTLLVSPLSTASLYIRFELLQRDLALRAKALLLHLEKVNTEHLRVIRDVVGPALSSLSQEERERSKQAFDEKASRLMANVEWVKTTLQDILEASAQLQSQANLLSLADHLLVLTSDAVGSASQLFQGCQDEGHLRLDSTVWYWSAKAHYLVTQLQAARGISGHVLQLIRQCLQNAGDQHFPRQCNSKAKLFPAQEPGALSHTTPTETCPGRSGQASGAAREAHKMVK, from the coding sequence ATGCTGCAGGATGCAGGGGACATGCCAGGACTGCTGGCTGCTTTCCAGGCCTTTTCCGAGGCCTTGCTTCTGCTGAGCAATCTGACAGCAAAGCACCTTGAGGAACTCAGAGATTGTCCTCGACAGAAGAGCTTGACCCAAACTCTGCAGCTCCTTCAGAAGTGTGTTCCATTGCTCCACGCAGCCAAGCACAGTGATCTTAAACACTCCTGGGCTCAGCGAGTCAACGTCTCCAAAGACGACGCTTTCCAGCTGACGGAGGGGATCATCAAAGAGCTCACTTCCCTGCTCATCGACAATATGGGCAGCAAGGAGCCACAGGACAGAAATGGGACCTTTTCCCAGCACatcagcaggctgctggctctCCTCTTTCAACCAGACCCAGCGCACCTCTCCGACAGCGAGTTCAGTGCTCATGTGGAAGCGGTCATTTTCTACTGCATGCTTCTAGCAGACTCGTCCAGGCCAGATCTGAAGCTGGACCTGGTAAAACATTGCTGGGTTCTGCTACGGCTGAGGAAAAGCATCTGCAGCCACGTAAGCCAGCAGGAGGGACGGCCAGAGCAAAGCTGGGGAGAAagcaggctggagaaggaaTGTCACACCATGAGAGAGGAGGTGGAGAGTCTCAACCAGGCAGTGCTCACAGCTACTCTGTGCCAAATCCTCGACACCTTCTTTGAGGGTAAGGAGCCCCTCAGGCAGTTAGTTGGAGATGCTCTTAGCTTTGCTGGTACAGGGTGTTTTCCTGCAGGACAAGAAGGATTTTTAGAGAAGCTTCAGCCCCTCACTGCCACCTTCTTCAAGCATGCCCAGCAGATGCTCAAAGTGGCAGACTTTGTTCTGGCAAGGTGCACCAAAAGCCAAACTGCCAGAGAAATCAGAGAGTGGGTAGAGTACCTGGAGAGACTCCTCGCCAGTCTCCCTCCACTGCTCACAGAAATGAGTGGAAACACAGCCCAGGCGAGTGCTGCTCAGCAACTGCAGTCCTTGTACCACGCTTGGGCTGGAGCAACAGAAAGCCTCTTGTGGTGTTTTGAGGAGACGGTCAGCATGCATGATTTCCTTCAGCTGTCCGTCCAGGAAATGGCCAAGCACAGGGACCAGTCTCAAACGGCTCTGGGAAGTCAGGATCCTGAGCAGTTCTCTTGGCATGCAACTCGCCTCACCAGCTGGGCTCGCTGGGTGGTTGAAGCTACCACCAGGTACGTGGACAGAGCCACAGACCCCATTTTCAGGAACGGCTTGCTGGTTTGGGTTGAGCAACTGGCCAACTCCATCCTTGAGCTGAAAGCGGTCACAGCCCTTTGTCCAGAGAGACTCTCCTGCCTCCAAACGAGGGATGCCTTTtcaaaggcagccagctgcctgATGGATACTGCTCACCACGTCCAAGATGGGCTGGATGGGTCCAACCACCCAGATATCCTCAGCCCTCTCCGGGAACAAGTGCGAAGCCCTGATGTTGCAAAGGGGCTTGAACTCAGCCCATTGCGGGCTGGGCTAAAAGCCATTACGGATGAGGCTGCATTGCCAGAAGACATCTTAAGTTGTCCGTCTTCACGACCAGGTAACTCACACCCATACACTGTTCCAAGGAAAGGAGACACACACCCTGTCATTACAGCTCTCCTAGCAGCAACAAGAGCCCATGACATGGCAGGTGTGAATGCTGCTTGCTCCGCCTTGCTTGAACTCTGCAACAGCTGTATCAACGTGGCAAAGGAAGCGCTGCCCGTTGCCAAGTCTCCCCAGGTGGAGACGCTGGGGCAGTACCACATGATTGTATTACTGACACCGTGTGTTATTTCCCTGGCCAGGGAAACAGCCCTAAGGCAGCTTCATCATTCAAGCAGACTTCTCCAAATGGCACTCACGCTCTCAGAAAGGATCTGTGAGACCAAAGAGTGtctggcagctgtggcaggcTCTTGGTATAGTCTGTCTCAGCAAATACTTGGCTTCATCTCGTCTGCAGACTTTCTGAGAGGCAAACAGGCTTTGGACGAGACCACAATGGGTTTAGCAGGAGCAGTTCAGTTAGCAGGACACATTGCAAGCATAGCCTGTAGTGAGGGAAATCCCATTTCCCCCAGTGTCTGGGAGAGCTTTCTACAGGTCCAAGCCAAGTTTTCACATGCTCAGACGAACACCAAAGTGTTACTTGAGAAAGCAGCGTCCTTCGAGGGCTCCTGCAGGGTGGGAAAGGCCAACCTGGAGTTGCACTGCATCGAGTGGGCTGTCAGCATGCATgtcctgctgggtgctgtggaTCGGTTCATAGGCAGGGATGTCCTGTTTCTGAGGGAGCTGAGAAGTGCCGTGAAGAACAAGCTTTGCTCACCGAGCCTCCTGGCTGCTGTGTCTGAGAACTCCCTGAGGCTGCAGGAGGCCGCCCGGCTCTCTTACTTGTCCTGCCCTGAAGACCATGGTCGCAGTGAAATCCTGGTGCTCAGGGAGGAGATAAAGGTGCTAATGGAAGCACTGCTGGATGCCTCCAATACTCTCTTGGTCTCTCCGCTCTCAACTGCCAGCTTGTACATTCGCTTTGAGCTTCTGCAGAGAGACTTGGCCCTCAGGGCCAAGGCGTTATTGCTTCACCTGGAGAAGGTCAACACCGAACACCTGCGCGTCATCCGAGATGTCGTGGGACCAGCCCTGTCCTCCCTCTCccaagaggagagagagaggagcaaACAGGCCTTTGACGAGAAGGCAAGTCGGCTAATGGCTAATGTAGAGTGGGTCAAAACCACCCTCCAGGACATTCTGGAGGCCAGCGCTCAACTGCAATCGCAGGCAAACCTGCTCTCCCTTGCAGACCACCTTCTGGTCCTCACGTCTGATGCAGTGGGCAGCGCCAGCCAGCTCTTCCAGGGCTGCCAGGACGAAGGGCATCTCCGCCTAGACAGTACTGTCTGGTACTGGTCAGCAAAGGCACACTACCTTGTCACACAGCTTCAGGCTGCCCGGGGCATCAGCGGACATGTTCTGCAGCTCATCAGACAATGCTTACAGAACGCAGGGGACCAGCACTTTCCAAGACAATGCAACAGCAAAGCCAAGCTCTTCCCAGCCCAAGAGCCTGGTGCTCTGAGCCACACCACGCCAACAGAAACCTGCCCAGGCAGGAGCGGACAAGCAAGTGGAGCTGCCAGGGAGGCACATAAAATGGTAAAGTAG
- the ZC3H6 gene encoding zinc finger CCCH domain-containing protein 6: MAFESLFSKPPNPVLDPNMPDSDRQHAGDEREDGELEDGEIDDAAYEDVKEHGTKGDDKQKNEKGHRKSRKKRKKEKEKKKSKRRRRDKHKHNSPSSDDSSDYSHDSDIERTERPHKKSSSSSYRDYDSSFSQHGHVSGNYMSSQKMQHKKNVKSKEYDDYSHYSDENFGNYNEEEKDEDFADQLKQYRQAKETSSTDLGPPFPKEPVKKQGMKGIQKGISQRGNNYNVGRGRGMQKKLKRKDRGRGRGGNKGSDGFHEDGKPVKKWVNMSQEFINQHTVEHKGKQICKYFLEGRCIKGEQCKFDHDAEIEKKKEICKFYIQGYCTKGENCIYLHNEFPCKFYHTGAKCYQGDKCKFSHAPLTAETKELLDKVLNTEEEPQNEDEKELEELRKRGIVPLPKPPPGVGLLPTPPEQYPFSESDIENYQDPSGEYKKIPSLFEIVVKPTVDLAHKIGKKPPTFYNSASPPRPPFQGNDPHSQHMYNPGSSPGPGPGMSQGHNGPPMHPGSPGHHPCAGPQGPGMPQSPPMQGVPPGFLGPQNQTGMPMQGQQGGPPLTPPGLSGSYNAPGVQGHMVNVPRENHCPPGPQYQQIPGERQPNMNYEPIQNPADFYDNYYSHQAVHNFQPANNSGDGTWHGEFADHQAHLMAQESHQGGSESDCMSSHMGHKPAINVPDFLPAMQKALYVRLSQKHQRDGDSVSSQGQRAMSKDEDDNVNWYSSSEEEEGSSVKSILKTLKKQSENFRNRQQHSTEQHMLGIPTDPRLAKEKGTGPQAADPRLRASPRSNPRKPSESASLDPRLVRDPRMHKVSDGAHASSSLGGAKLDLHHAHAGVKVKQKGMDDDEEDLERELRERAFLIPLEPLPGVTLRDPRSQLRQFSHIKMDVTLMKPNFAKHIVWAPEDLLPIPLPKPDPVSSINLPLPPLIADQRLNKLRNLKNDPHPNAMPADPRLAAKAKNSLTGRSGYLDPSADSHASSSSKLGDPRLQKNVDPRLHRLSSTDTHHGVAKDPHPPKFDPRLARSAAGSSQPSEAAATKPDPDALPPYAPKLSSSGVRLGTPGSILSGISLYDPRDHSSSLDTAPASSGENGENQKKSILKNSGKNEPSLSEDTSLQKAASNVEKNTEGSSSEATSDKANSTSKSQAKHSSAAPAVHNLPIQALSGLIRPQYSDPRQVRQPGQVTQTQDNDPNGESDDKSLKDVFKTFDPTASPFC, translated from the exons ATGGCCTTTGAAAGCCTGTTctccaaacccccaaacccagtTCTTGACCCAAACATGCCCGACTCTGACAGGCAACATGCAGGGGACGAAAG agaagatggagagCTAGAAGATGGTGAAATAGATGATGCAGCATATGAAGATGTGAAAGAACATGGTACAAAAGGTGatgataaacagaaaaatgaaaaaggacatAGAAAATCACGGAAGAAAcgcaaaaaagaaaaagaaaagaaaaaatcaaaaaggagAAGACGGGATAAGCATAAG cataattCCCCTTCCAGTGATGACAGTTCTGACTACAGCCATGACTCTGATATTGAACGGACAGAAAGACCACATAAAAAGAGTAGCAGCTCTTCATATAGAGATTATGATTCTTCGTTCAGTCAG CATGGACACGTATCAGGAAATTACATGAGTTCACAGAaaatgcaacataaaaaaaatgttaaaagcaagGAGTATGATGACTATAGTCATTACAGTGATGAAAACTTTGGTAATtataatgaagaagaaaaggatgaagATTTTGCTGATCAGCTTAAACAATACAGGCAAGCTAAAGAGACCTCCAGTACTGATTTGGGACCTCCATTCCCAAAAGAACCAGTGAAAAAACAGGGGATGAAAGGGATCCAGAAAG GCATTTCTCAAAGAGGTAATAATTACAATGTTGGTCGAGGGCGTGGCATGCAAAAGAAATTGAAGCGTAAAGATCGtggaaggggaagagggggCAATAAAGGATCTGATGGCTTTCATGAG GATGGCAAACCAGTGAAGAAATGGGTTAATATGAGTCAGGAGTTCATAAATCAGCATACAGTGGAACACAAAGGCAAAcaaatttgtaaatatttccttGAAGGGAGGTGTATTAAG gGAGAGCAGTGTAAATTTGATCATGATGCGgagattgaaaagaaaaaggagatctGCAAGTTTTATATACAGGGTTACTGCACCAAAGGAGAgaactgcatttatttgcaca ATGAATTCCCTTGCAAGTTCTACCATACAGGAGCAAAATGCTATCAAGGAGATAAGTGCAAATTTTCTCATGCTCCCCTgactgcagaaacaaaagagCTGTTGGATAAG GTTTTGAATACTGAGGAGGAACCACAAAATGAAGATGAGAAAGAACTGGAGGAACTCAGAAAGCGTGGCATAGTTCCCCTCCCTAAGCCACCACCGGGTGTTGGACTTCTGCCAACCCCGCCAGAGCAATATCCATTTTCTGAGTCTGACATTGAAAATTATCAAGATCCTTCAGGAGAATATAAGAAAATCCCATCTCTTTTTGAAATAGTTGTGAAGCCTACTGTGGATTTAGCACACAAAATTGGAAAAAA GCCACCGACCTTCTATAACAGTGCATCACCGCCAAGACCACCGTTTCAGGGAAACGACCCGCACTCTCAGCATATGTATAATCCAGGTTCAAGTCCAGGGCCAGGACCTGGCATGTCACAAGGTCATAACGGGCCACCAATGCACCCAGGTTCTCCTGGACATCATCCATGCGCAGGGCCTCAAGGCCCAGGAATGCCGCAGAGTCCTCCTATGCAGGGTGTTCCACCAGGCTTTCTTGGACCACAGAACCAGACTGGTATGCCTATGCAAGGACAGCAGGGTGGTCCGCCTCTCACACCGCCGGGTCTCAGTGGATCTTACAATGCCCCGGGAGTTCAAGGACATATGGTGAACGTGCCAAGAGAGAATCATTGTCCTCCAGGGCCACAATACCAGCAGATTCCTGGTGAACGGCAGCCCAATATGAATTATGAGCCTATTCAGAACCCAGCTGATTTCTATGACAATTACTATTCTCATCAAGCTGTACATAACTTCCAGCCAGCTAATAACTCTGGTG ATGGAACATGGCATGGAGAATTTGCAGATCACCAGGCTCACCTCATGGCTCAAGAGTCGCACCAAGGTGGAAGCGAGTCAGACTGCATGAGTAGCCATATGGGCCACAAACCAGCCATTAATGTGCCGGATTTTCTTCCGGCGATGCAGAAGGCCCTGTACGTAAGACTTAGTCAAAAGCATCAAAGAGATGGAGACTCTGTCAGCAGCCAGGGTCAGAGGGCAATGAGCAAGGATGAAG atgacaATGTCAACTGGTATTCCAGTAGTGAAGAGGAAGAGGGGAGCAGTGTTAAATCAATACTAAAgacattaaagaaacaaagtgaaaattttAGGAATCGTCAGCAACATTCCACAGAGCAGCACATGCTCGGTATTCCTACCGATCCACggctggcaaaagaaaaaggcacaggGCCTCAGGCTGCTGACCCGAGACTTCGGGCCTCTCCAAGGTCCAACCCCAGAAAGCCTTCAGAGTCGGCATCCCTGGACCCACGGCTCGTCCGAGATCCCAGGATGCACAAGGTCAGTGACGGTGCTCATGCCAGCTCGTCCCTTGGGGGAGCAAAGCTAGATTTACACCACGCGCATGCTGGAGTTAAAGTCAAGCAAAAAGGGATGGATGATGACGAAGAGGACTTGGAAAGAGAACTGAGAGAACGAGCTTTTCTGATACCGTTGGAACCTTTGCCTGGTGTGACGTTAAGGGATCCCCGATCTCAGCTTAGGCAGTTCAGCCACATTAAAATGGATGTTACCCTGATGAAACCAAACTTTGCTAAGCATATTGTATGGGCACCCGAAGACTTGCTCCCTATACCTTTGCCTAAGCCTGACCCCGTCTCTTCAATCAACTTACCTCTTCCTCCACTCATTGCTGACCAGAGACTTAACAAACTGCGGAATCTGAAAAACGATCCCCATCCAAATGCAATGCCAGCTGACCCACGACTagctgcaaaggcaaaaaacaGCTTAACGGGCAGGAGCGGCTATTTGGATCCGTCTGCAGATTCGCATGCCAGTAGCTCAAGCAAATTAGGAGATCCCCGCTTACAGAAAAACGTCGATCCCAGACTCCACAGACTGTCGAGCACGGATACGCATCACGGAGTCGCAAAGGATCCACACCCTCCGAAGTTTGACCCCCGCCTCGCCAgatctgctgctggctcctcaCAGCCCTCGGAAGCTGCGGCTACTAAACCTGACCCAGATGCTCTGCCTCCATATGCCCCCAAATTATCGTCAAGCGGTGTTAGACTGGGAACTCCAGGCTCGATACTGAGCGGTATTAGTTTGTACGATCCAAGGGATCACAGCTCGTCATTGGACACAGCTCCAGCTAGTTCAGGAGAGAATGGagagaaccagaaaaaaagtattttgaaaaattctggTAAAAATGAACCCAGTCTCTCAGAAGATACGTCGCTCCAGAAGGCTGCctcaaatgtggaaaaaaatacagaaggatCATCATCGGAAGCTACTTCAGATAAAGCAAATAGCACCAGTAAATCTCAGGCTAAACACTCCAGCGCTGCACCTGCGGTGCATAATCTTCCTATCCAAGCTTTGTCGGGATTAATCAGACCGCAGTACAGCGACCCGAGGCAGGTTAGACAGCCTGGACAGGTAACTCAGACACAGGATAATGATCCGAATGGGGAATCAGATGATAAGTcattaaaagatgttttcaagACTTTCGATCCGACTGCTTCACCGTTTTGTTAG